The genomic region gtcattgcagttaagaaacgtgccatagttacggcctgacggcaaatttacgcaatttgacctctgtgaccttgacaagaaggtcaaattaaaaacctgtgtggcatatactgtatggtggttagatgtacccatgatatcaaattggtggcaatcgggcaagaagttaaggaataatcacatttttaaggtttttggattttgccccctggtggtcaagtggtgaatcatattggaccaaacttcggtccctgagatcacctgactaaggggtaaatgtgtactaaatttggtatcaatagtcattgcagtttagaaacgtgccatcattacatcctaacggccaatttacaccatttgacctctgtgaccttgaaaaggaggtcaaatcaaaaacccggagaatatatgatgcacctttgctagaagtacctaccatatttttttcaaaatttcccgactactattaagggagatattgcatattttcacttttaacgtttggccccctggtggccaaaccattaaacgaatcggactgaaacttggtctccaaggtgtcattacataagggtacatgtgtaccaagtttcaactcaatagctctaacagttacgaaacgtgccctgctaacggacgacggacgacgacgacgacgacgacgacgacgacgacgacgacgacgacgacgacgacggacgacggacgccacggtatgggataagctcacctctgctaagaggtgagctaaaaaccagcATGTGAGCTGACAATGTTTATTAGGGATTGGTGTATGAACGGGAGACAAACAAAGTGATCCTCACCTAGATTTTTTCGTCATTCTGTACGGAAGAGATCCAAGAATTCGCTCCATCATGGCTAAGTGTTCTTTATTGTCATGCGTCTGAAATGGCGCAAAGGAAACTATTTTTATCAAAGGAACTGTTTGATTAAGAGAATAAGAGGAGCGTGGTGGAACAGTGGAAGAATATCCGACTTGTGATTGAGATGGTCGTGGGTTCAAGACCCAGTGTGTACCACTCATTTTGTTCAATGTTGCAATTTCTGCACGAAATCACGAAAACTCAGAGtgccattttcttgtgaaatagACCAGTTTATCAACAAGGAGAGTCGAATGATAAACATATCGACCGGTTACAAATATCCAACCGCCAGACAGCAAGTGGTTCTGCCAGTTCCTGATAGTATCCTACCTGGAAGAGTGTGTAGCCTGTATATAACTCAAACATTATACACCCAACGCTCCAAACATCACAAGGTTGCGACCAGCCAAGTTCTGAAAAGTAAGACAAAAATCAAGTCAAAATGAGCAAATAACATCTCTGAATTTAGCCCACTTATACAGCACAGACAAGGGTTGTCCAGAGTATGTGATTTAAGAAAGGTCCACTGAGACATGACCTGGCATTAGTTCCCTAGGAGCGACTGAATGGGTACTGCCTCGTGCAGGCAGCCTTCTTCATCACTACAGCTGGGCTCAAGATCTGACGACAGTCACACCAACAAGAAAACTGAACAGAAAAGAAGACTTTGTTGATCACTGAGTAAGTATACCTACCTAAGATGACCTCTGGAGCTCTGTAATGCCGCGTTGACACGATTGTACTATGGTGTTCATGGTCGAATGTGGCCGAACCGAAATCAATCAGCCGGATACTCGTATCTCTCACTCGCAGGTCATCTTTCTTCTGAAAGTGCAAGAGACAtgtttaatcaatcaatcaatcatcaatcaatcagatTATCACAAATATGGCACATCTTTCTGCCGAGCTGAGCTCTGGAGCAAATGTATCCAGACCACCATTAACCTCTCTCACTCACTTATCTCTGCAACTCAACATTTCAACAGCAGCCAAAATTGGACCAGCACTATACGCTTACCTTTTTTGCATTATACGTGGCGTCTGCATCTGACTTTACGAAGAGAATATTCTCAGGTTTCAGATCTGTATGAGTGAGGTGCATTTCATGTAAAACTGAAACAGAGAAGAAAATATGATCATGAAGTTTTTTATGAAACGGAACAAAACTGAACATTGCCATTATATTAGTTAGATACTGGTTCAGTCTTTGATAGTGTCACTTCCCTGATCTGATCCCATGGACTTGGGAATTGAAAGTAAAGTTTCTTGGTCGAGGTCACAAGTCTAGTCTCCGTACATACTTACATTTCACAGCATAACACATTTGATATGACATGTGTCTGACTTGATGCATGGGGTATGGCTGGTATCCGTTGTCTTTCTGCGCGGAGGGAGAGAAACAAATGTATTAACTGAAGAATACATTGAGTATTTCATGGACGTGAAAATCAAACTCTTAGACGATCGAAACAAACGTGAGTACAACCAAGCTTGCATGTGTTGTGCCTTCTGCTGCTTCCGTCAGACCATAGCACCACCTAACATGACCAATATCTGTCCATACTTACGAGGAAGTCAAACACGCTAAGTCCTAGCATATCAAATGCTAAGCACATGTGTCCGTGATAGTCGAACCAGTCCAACATCCGCACACACAGGCTGAAATGGAGAGAACAGTATGTTATGATAAGTCATACTCATTATGGGAACGATGCGAACTTACATAAAGGGGTCGCAACCCCATCTCATGAAACGTTGGTTTGAATTTGTCCTGGAGATTGGAACCTGAGTAACGGAGATATGGAGGGGACAACGGCGGTTGGCTGGCTCGACTGAAAGATTGGGTCTGTTTGCCATAAGCCAGTTACGCTTTGCTGACCCCCCTCCCTGTCACACACTCGGTGCAAGGATGCTTAACACATGTCATCGGGAGTGACAATGATGACGAAACTCCTAAAATCGCTGCCCAAACTACTGCATTCACTTACTGTTTTCCCTCTGGGTCTCTTTCCATAAGTTTCTCTAGCACATTTATTTCGAGTTTGGCAGCTTCCCGGtatttttccacatttttgatGATCTTCAGTGCTAGCTGTTGACCAtttctgaaaatacacaaaatcAGAACAATATTATTGGGATACTTCTCAAATTGTCAGCCCCAAACATGTCCTCATTAGGTCTGCTGTTGTTGGAAGGCACTTATGTTCTACAGCTTGTTTCGAACTCAACACTAACATCATCCTTGGTTTGGCCTCACCTCAAGATGAACACATGTTTGAAACATTCATGAAGTAGAAAACAGGTAAATATGTCGAACTTCGTCCATTTCAACCTGAACTGACAACATTATCTACACACTTCACAGACAAATATCTACGCAAAGGATACAGATATTTGGGTGAACTCTGTTTGAAATGGGATCCTGAGCTCACCAGGATAGAAATGAGTTCACAAGTAGTGGTAGTGATGACCTCATACGATTTCTTACATTTCAATATCAAAGGAGGGTATTGCGTGATATGACACAGTTCTAACAGCTATGACCAGTGGGAGACCAACTCCTCCATGAAATTTATCACAGCAATAATCATATTAATAACTATGGATGGATTATTTATATTCTGTAGTTAATGGCTAGATCCGGCAAGGATTTATTCCACATCTCTTGAGCTTATTGATAAAGTGACTTTATTCTATTCTAAGTAGATGTATATAAATCTTCATCGAGCACAACACGATTAGGAGGAAAGCCATAACAACCAAGGCGTCATTGGTTATGGAGATTTATGGCCATTTTCCAGCGATCTCCACTGATTTTATGGCCGAGTGAGAGTTTCCCGATACTCACAATAGGAATATCCGACCACAATCCACATGCTTCGTTAATCAGAGTTGAAGACATCTAAGGCCGAGACACAGCAGGTTGTGTATACCACTCAACTGAATTAGCCAAAGTAAGCAGCAAAGGTTGCATGGTACCGGACCCCAAACATCGCAATCTCTCACCTTTGATTGTCCTTGACCTCCACGACCTTTCCAAATGTTCCTTCCCCGAGGGTCCGTATAACTTCATCTGAAAGAGACGGGTGGAGAGCATTACAATCCAGTCTTACTGAGGTTTCACCAGTCTGTGGAAATACCAGAGGGCATGGACGCACACCTTTTGCGGAAAATGTCCTTTGTGTTTCAAAGCACTTTCCTTGCTATCGACCCATGCTCATAGCATTTTTGGGTTATTCATCATCCAAGCCTCCACACGGcagaaaattttaaagcagTGCGCACATTACTGGAATTTCCACAGACTGACAGATCCCTGGAAAGTGCTAAAAGATTTGTTATTGAATGTATGGGTGTACAGAATGGTTTGGGAGAACACTTGACTATGTACTAGCATAGACTGCAGTACATCTCCTATGTGTCAGTACGCTCTCTAAGTGTCCGAACACTTTTCTAAGTGCCACAACACTTTTCACTTCTCCCGCAAAGTGTTCATCTGACACTTTTGTTGACAATTGTCGAGTGTTGTTGTCCACAAAACACATAGGCTAAGAAATTCTAAATCCAGTGCTTACATTCAAGAAGATAGAATATGTAAACTGTGCAAGCCTCCTTATTGTCACTGCTCCGATTTGATTTTTGGTGGGTTGCCGAATCGGCATCTTAAATTGGCAAGGAAGTCGAAGGGAGAATcattagggggggggggcatttttaGTAGAACTGTTGTCGATTTCATCAGGTTTGATCCCTGGTTTGAGGATTCCTTCTGACTGTAAGTTTTAATCATTCTGTCTCTGACTGAAGTACTATCATCCAGGGACAACTTGCTGGTTTGGGGAGGTGGGGGAAGGGGGGCTCCATTCGCTTACTAAGTGTGAGGCTATAGTATATGCTTTGTGAGGGGGAGGCTgtcatttcaatttgaattgttgaGAAGGCATGCAGCCCAATGGaatggggtggggtggggtgttTCTAGATCCTTCAAGGGTTCTTCCTTCATGGAGAGAGAGACCAAGGGTATGCCAAGTGAAATACAAAGGATAGGAGGCAGTGGTTTAGGAAGACTCATGGAAAAGGCAGCAGTCTACAATGTGTTCAACGGACAGAAGCTTTACACCACTGACTCATCTCATCTGGCCCTTCCTTCTCCTTCCCAAACGATATGATTGGCTATGCAAATTACGCGACAACCAATCAGAGTGGATCTAAGgtctcttcagccaatcagaaaagaCCAAAGATCATCCGGAATTGGTGATCAGCCAATCACATCACGGGAAAAGTCAACATCTTCCGACCATACTACAGCTCATGGACCAGGTCTTCAGACCGATTTCGCTGATCAAGTTAATGCCGtaagcggccattttgaatcatAATGCATGTTGGGAAGGGACATAGATGACTGAAAATGAATTTCTGATTTAAAGAACATCAACGTTACGAAAATGTGTGTACATCTAGCTTGTAGAAGATCTCCTTGTCGGTATATCAGATGTCCTtcctcatcatcttcaataGAGGGCGCTCTTTCACTATTATCTCGACTCTGTTGTCATGTAGTCGTCGGCAACCAGTAACCAATCACATCACACCATTGGGCAACCAGGCATCGTCGTCGAAGGCACCATTACCAATTCCGTGTCCAAATTGACGGCCAGATTTCCGATTGTAGATGTTGACGCACACATTGATGTCGTAACCAATCAGATTTGATGTGGGATTTTCGACCGTACACAGGTCATTGCGATTATAAAGAGCAAGGCATCGCAAAATCAACATTTATGCAAATCATATGCAAATATATGGAATATGCAAATATACAGGGAATGCAAATATACGAAGGGGTGGTGAGAATATTGGATAAAGCAAACAATAATAGAAGTTATtcgtgaaaaaagaaaaagatttACCTGTTCAGCAAATAATTTCCTAACTCTTAGTCTTACCCTAAACTTACTTTCCGAACACTAATTTCCACATGTTGTTATGAGCTAATTCCATTGATATTCTGATGACAAATTTCATTGTTGTTTTCAACAAATATTCCCTCTTCAACATTTCAACTATATTTCATTGAAACTTTGCTATGAGAATAGACACTTACTTTGCATTCACAGCAATAAACAATGCgtttttttgatgaaatcattttgaaactttttgtCATTGTGCATGTGTGTTCAGCAGAAAATGAGCAACGGATGTCCGACTAAAtagctccccccccccaaacactgAAATTGACTATCTCGACTATAAATTATCCAGTCAAATCTTATCATTGACAGCCGTACTGGTTGTTTCGATCAAAATCCAATTCATCCTCATCAATCAACGCCAAACTGATCGATACATTCAAACGACATCATCAATGCGACTAAATTTCTCGAGTACGACACAGATCTATTAAGCGGTATATCAGTGTTTGCGTCTTTAGAACAAGAACTGGTTTGCAGCCACGGATGTATTTGCCAACTGGTAGCTGTCAGGAAACATTACCAAGCCAATCTTGAGGTTTTTCAGCCTTCAAAGTGGGCACCGTATCTCAAGCAAATAGTGTTTTTGGTCATAAAGACCGACATCTAGCTTTGAAGTGGTTTACGATGCAGAAATCAATAGATCGTCGTCTCTACTGCAATCTCACTTCTCTGATAGCAGAACTGATTATTTCTCCATCACATCTTTTCATCTCATAGCAATTTTGACAGGAAAGGCGTACAGAATCTCGGAGAAATCACTGTAGAAGCTTCCCAGCACCCCTTCGTAAACAACCAGGATAAAACGTCGGAGAGTATGGTACAAAAGGGCTATCGATCAGAATCCATAACGCAATTTGGTCTGTGACTTCCGTAACTGCCCCCTCATGTTTACAGAACATTACCCTGTTCTTGAAAGAGAGCCCAGATGACTTGCGTTTCGTGGTTCTTTCAATATTTCACTCTGCGGTTTCAATGAAAATCGTCAATTCCAATTCTGATTAAGTGGATGGGGCAACAAGGAGACAAAATTACCCACTTCCCTCCCATTTATATGACACATGAATATGAGTCGTGTAGGGTCACCAACAGCAGCCAATTCCCAGTGGATAGATCAATAATTGGAAGGACCATGTACAAGCGATGATTGAAGCAATTTTCATCACGAATCTTGCCCTGTAGGTATAACCTCGGCCTCAGGGGAGTGACGAGTGGACACAGTGCACCAAGCCACTGATTGCTCTGGGTTACAAGAAGAGGGGACATGACTGTTGCCTTCAGTAGAACTATCCAATGGGACGACTGAGTAATCTTTTATCAAAAGTTCTCCTCTGGATGTCATACAATATCTTCAGCCCTAGATGCACCATACTCTCAAAACCATACCTTTTCTACAATCATTGTGGGCTCACTAATATTCTAAAGATGATGTATGTGTTATGTTGGCCTCCCACAATACCTTTTGATGTCTTTTCACTGGGATCCTCTTGACTTTAACCTTTAACCAGGCAAGTGCACTTCTCAGCTGACTGTGCTAGCTAGCTGGCTACCTTAGCGGACTCAAATTCTTCTGCTGCCGCTGCAGCCTTTAGCAATAAGATAAAGATGTACAGCAGAGTGTACGCACCATAGCATATGATGTTCAGCTAGGTAGCTTAGCTAATGGAATTCATGTATCATGCAAACAACATGTACTGCATACCAGCTTATCCAGGATGTAATGATAGTCGATTAACCCTTCAGCTTCGACGATACCATAACAAGTTATAAGTTCCATGGACATGAGGAACTGGGCTACTAAGGTCAGCCCATGTTATTTCCCAACAATCTGACAGTTAGGTCAATATAATCAGGTGCCCCTTGCCTGGTTTAGCCGTTTAGAAAAGAACGGTCTACTGATGACGAAGTAGCAGAGCACAGTACATGTTCTCACTAAATGGtcattaaattttttttgaaagtgTCATTTTTGAAGTGGATCTAGCCAGCTACAAATTTGCagtttaaaaaaactttaatttcgtgtaattgaattgaaaaaagtTTACAGGTTATGTTCTTCTGCCAACACAAGCATTGAACATATGTTAAATTAGTATGATTGTTCATGAAGATAATGCCGCCAATTAGAAGCAAATTATACCAAGACGGCAATGATCATTTATCACTGTTTACTTGGAATTGGTGATTTGAATTGATTAAATCATGATCGGGTTCAGAAACAGGTCATGTTGTTTTTGTCAGAAGCTAACGAAATATAGGATGAAAGATGAAATGAGCAGCTTTTAGAAGTTGAAACCCTGTCTGTGAACCAACACACACATACATCATCAACTTGGTATTAAATCCAATTTCAAAACGTAATGAAACTTTTTCCATCTCAAAAATTTGTGAATCCAATTTTCAGCGATTCCAAAAAATCTGAACGACAAGCTGAAAATTGATGAACTCTTCGTTAAAAAATCGGCAGAAATCGGTTTCACCACTTATTGCCAATGCGTACCTCCTTTTTCTCCGTATCccccttttctttttctttaacCCCCTTTTTTTCGACCGGCTCCTTCGGCTCCGGAGCCTCCCGTTCAGGCGCTTTTTCTTTATCCGATTTGGTAGTCGGCATCTCAGCCTTTGCCTCCCGATTGCAGATGCACCTTAGGTCGATTTTCATCTTGGGAAAGGTTCTTTGCTACACAAATATTACCAGGCTTTTCAACCAATGGGTTACTAGCGTCAGCATCAACGTAACTTTGCCAAAGTCGCCATTGGATTGAGCATTAAATTCTTCACAAAACATTCACCAACAACGTATTTACACCTGAACCTATAGTCTGTTT from Lineus longissimus chromosome 19, tnLinLong1.2, whole genome shotgun sequence harbors:
- the LOC135503478 gene encoding dual specificity protein kinase CLK2-like isoform X4; amino-acid sequence: MKIDLRCICNREAKAEMPTTKSDKEKAPEREAPEPKEPVEKKGVKEKEKGDTEKKESRDNSERAPSIEDDEEGHLIYRQGDLLQARYEVIRTLGEGTFGKVVEVKDNQRNGQQLALKIIKNVEKYREAAKLEINVLEKLMERDPEGKHLCVRMLDWFDYHGHMCLAFDMLGLSVFDFLKDNGYQPYPMHQVRHMSYQMCYAVKFLHEMHLTHTDLKPENILFVKSDADATYNAKKKKDDLRVRDTSIRLIDFGSATFDHEHHSTIVSTRHYRAPEVILELGWSQPCDVWSVGCIMFELYTGYTLFQTHDNKEHLAMMERILGSLPYRMTKKSRKTKYFYHGRLDWDDNSSAGRYVRDNCKSLRRYMLGDTQEHRELFDLVERMLEYDPTQRITFEDVLKHPFFDALPAHQRCDEEESKNVNRERSHSLSR
- the LOC135503478 gene encoding dual specificity protein kinase CLK2-like isoform X2, which gives rise to MPRTRRRHRTPSPDLYVDNLYDRDECPSYKRRRVSNYDSYSSRHLRSDKFHQSTSNYSPDYYRGDKLSYRDRSYSPDRQLPRRHRDSFGSSRYRSQRNSHHSHHSSRHEKRRRHDRRRRSNSSQISRSRDNSERAPSIEDDEEGHLIYRQGDLLQARYEVIRTLGEGTFGKVVEVKDNQRNGQQLALKIIKNVEKYREAAKLEINVLEKLMERDPEGKHLCVRMLDWFDYHGHMCLAFDMLGLSVFDFLKDNGYQPYPMHQVRHMSYQMCYAVKFLHEMHLTHTDLKPENILFVKSDADATYNAKKKKDDLRVRDTSIRLIDFGSATFDHEHHSTIVSTRHYRAPEVILELGWSQPCDVWSVGCIMFELYTGYTLFQTHDNKEHLAMMERILGSLPYRMTKKSRNGYFWHGRLDWDYNSPAGRYVRENCRPLHRYMLGDTQEHRELFDLVERMLEYDPTQRITFEDVLKHPFFDALPAHQRCDEEESKNVNRERSHSLSR
- the LOC135503478 gene encoding dual specificity protein kinase CLK2-like isoform X1 encodes the protein MPRTRRRHRTPSPDLYVDNLYDRDECPSYKRRRVSNYDSYSSRHLRSDKFHQSTSNYSPDYYRGDKLSYRDRSYSPDRQLPRRHRDSFGSSRYRSQRNSHHSHHSSRHEKRRRHDRRRRSNSSQISRSRDNSERAPSIEDDEEGHLIYRQGDLLQARYEVIRTLGEGTFGKVVEVKDNQRNGQQLALKIIKNVEKYREAAKLEINVLEKLMERDPEGKHLCVRMLDWFDYHGHMCLAFDMLGLSVFDFLKDNGYQPYPMHQVRHMSYQMCYAVKFLHEMHLTHTDLKPENILFVKSDADATYNAKKKKDDLRVRDTSIRLIDFGSATFDHEHHSTIVSTRHYRAPEVILELGWSQPCDVWSVGCIMFELYTGYTLFQTHDNKEHLAMMERILGSLPYRMTKKSRKTKYFYHGRLDWDDNSSAGRYVRDNCKSLRRYMLGDTQEHRELFDLVERMLEYDPTQRITFEDVLKHPFFDALPAHQRCDEEESKNVNRERSHSLSR
- the LOC135503478 gene encoding dual specificity protein kinase CLK2-like isoform X3, yielding MPRTRRRHRTPSPDLYVDNLYDRDECPSYKRRRVSNYDSYSSRHLRSDKFHQSTSNYSPDYYRGDKLSYRDRSYSPDRQLPRRHRDSFGSSRYRSQRNSHHSHHSSRHEKRRRHDRRRRSNSSQISRSRDNSERAPSIEDDEEGHLIYRQGDLLQARYEVIRTLGEGTFGKVVEVKDNQRNGQQLALKIIKNVEKYREAAKLEINVLEKLMERDPEGKHLCVRMLDWFDYHGHMCLAFDMLGLSVFDFLKDNGYQPYPMHQVRHMSYQMCYAVKFLHEMHLTHTDLKPENILFVKSDADATYNAKKKKDDLRVRDTSIRLIDFGSATFDHEHHSTIVSTRHYRAPEVILELGWSQPCDVWSVGCIMFELYTGYTLFQTHDNKEHLAMMERILGSLPYRMTKKSRNGYFWHGRLDWDYNSPAGRYVRENCRPLHKNKVFLSRPIRLG